In Laspinema palackyanum D2c, the genomic stretch AATGCTATGAAAAATTGACAGCCACAAGCTATAGTTAAAGCCGAAGTCTGGGGTAAAAATCAACAGGAGTACGAACATCCCGGTGAGTTCAAAGACTAGGGTCATGGCAATAATGGACTGAACCAAGGGGACCACCCCGGACATTTCTGCGGTATCTAAGGATTGTTGAATGGCGACCCGGTCCCGCAATCCCAATCTCCGTCCCAGTAGCAACAGTAAAAAGGTGTTGGCGGTCATGTAACCGAGTCCACCCAGTTGAATCAGCAAGACAATGAAAAATTCGCCTAATCCAGAATAATGGGTGCCGGTATCGACGACGATTAAGCCGGTGACGCAGACGGCAGAGGTGGCGGTAAATAAAGCAGTGACGAAATTGTTCCAGGTCCCATCACTGGTGGAGACGGGCAGCAGCAGCAGAATGGTGCCGATCGCAATTATCACCAGAAAGCCGAGACAAATCGTTCTAGCAACAGTCATGATATTTTAGCTTTGAGATTGTTTTGATTTTAGGGTGAAGTGTTGATCGCCTATCAAGTCGTCGTCAGTCTACAGCTATTTTTTGTTCAATCGGCTATTTTATCTGGACGCCACAGGGACCCCGGGGATGCCATTTCCTCGGAGTTCTTGATCATTCATTCTAATCGGCACCTCGTTCGGGTTGTTCCCGAACGGTTTTAAAATCCATGTTTTTGAATTTGCCCTTGCAGGTAGGCGTCGGGTTCACTGGGGTCGAAGAGGCCAAATTTTAGTTGTTCATACCGGAGGATGATGGTGGGTGGGGTTTGGCCCAGTTGTTTGGCGAGTTGTCGGGCTAATCCGGTGAGAAATACTTCGTCGGCGATCGCCTCGTGGGAGATGTTTTGCTCCTCCACCATTCCCCATCGGGCAAACTGGGCGGTAATCCAGTAGGAAAAGCTTTTCCAGGGATAGGGGTCAAAATCAATGCGATCGCTCACGGTCCGGATATTACCTAATCCATCGTCAAATGTTCCAGTTAAGACGGCTTCTAACACCGATTGCGGCTGATTCAGGTATTCCGGGGCGGCGATCACTTGGGCAATTTCCCTCCGATTCCCTGGATTTCGGGCATAATTACAGCCATCAATAATCGCTTTATTCAAGGCGCGAAAGGTGCTGGGATGTTTATCAATCCAAGGTTTAGATGCTGCAAAGGAACAACAGGGATGTCCATCCCATAGGTCTTTGGTCAGCAGGTAAATAAACCCGACTTTTTCATAGACCGCTTGTTGGGCATTGCCATCGGGCATCAGAAAGCCATCCAGTTCTCCCGCTTTCATTAATTTGATCGCCTGGGAGGGCGGAACCTGTTTAATGTTAATATCTCGGTCTGGATTAATATCATTACTGGCCAGATAATACCGCAATAATAAGTTATGCATCGAATAGGGAAAAGGAATGCCCAGGGTTAACCCTTTAAAATCTTTAGATTCTTTAACTTTATCCTGATGTTTTAATGCCAAAACAAGGGCTTGACCGTTGATATTTTCAATGCTGGCCAGTTTAATCGGAAAGGGTTGAGAACCCAGGCCCAAGGTCATGGCAATGGGCATGGGGGAGAGCAGATGATAGGCATCGAGTTCCCCAGCGATTGCTGAATCTCTGACCTGTTCCCAATTCTCCATTTTTACCAGTTCTACATTCAGTCCATATTTCTGATAAAATCCCAGGGGTTGGGACATAATAATCGGTGTGGCACAAGTGATGGGAATAAAGCCGATTTTCAGATGGGTTTTTTCTAACCGGCTCATGGGGGATAAATCGGCTTCTTTTGGGTCGGGATTAGCACAATTTGTTGTCACTGTCAATGCCGCAGCAATGGCAACTTGTTGTAAAAATTTCCGCCTGGTAAATGGACGATTAGGCAGGATATCTTGAATGCCACTCTCGGGGTCAATTCCATAGGCGGAAGCCATCACCGCATCCAGTCCCCCAAATCGGGCGATCGCAGAAGCCACCTCGGGTTGCGACTCGGCTATTACAGGATTGAGCAGCGGTTCCCGGCGGTGGGGGCTTTCAGGGGAGTGATGATTTCCGGTGACGCGCTGGCTCACAGAAGGGTTGGAAAATTGCTCCCCAGCCTTACTCAAATTGAGGACATCGGCTGGGGAATTAATAAAGTAGTTTCCTGGGGAATGAACCTGGCCACAACTGCAAAAGTTTGAGTGAAAATTGAGGGAATTTGGCCGGAATAATGAATGATTTTTAAGCATATTAAAATCAGGAAAAGATTCAGGAAATCGAAAATCATACAGGCTTTAGG encodes the following:
- a CDS encoding CmpA/NrtA family ABC transporter substrate-binding protein, which codes for MSQRVTGNHHSPESPHRREPLLNPVIAESQPEVASAIARFGGLDAVMASAYGIDPESGIQDILPNRPFTRRKFLQQVAIAAALTVTTNCANPDPKEADLSPMSRLEKTHLKIGFIPITCATPIIMSQPLGFYQKYGLNVELVKMENWEQVRDSAIAGELDAYHLLSPMPIAMTLGLGSQPFPIKLASIENINGQALVLALKHQDKVKESKDFKGLTLGIPFPYSMHNLLLRYYLASNDINPDRDINIKQVPPSQAIKLMKAGELDGFLMPDGNAQQAVYEKVGFIYLLTKDLWDGHPCCSFAASKPWIDKHPSTFRALNKAIIDGCNYARNPGNRREIAQVIAAPEYLNQPQSVLEAVLTGTFDDGLGNIRTVSDRIDFDPYPWKSFSYWITAQFARWGMVEEQNISHEAIADEVFLTGLARQLAKQLGQTPPTIILRYEQLKFGLFDPSEPDAYLQGQIQKHGF